The following DNA comes from Halorhabdus tiamatea SARL4B.
CCAGACAGTGCGGCGAGTGGCTCAGGCGAGCGGCTCGACGAGGTCTTCGAGGGCGGCACGCGGATCGTCGGCCTTGGCGACGCCGCTCGCGAGGAGGACGCCCGTCGCGCCGAGTTCGCCCGCGGACTCGACGTCGTCGCCGGTCGAGATGCCGGCTCCACAGTATACTTCGACGTCTTCGTCGACGGCCTCGGCGGCCTCGACGGCGTCGGTCACGATGTCGGGGTCGCCCGTCGCGACGGAGACGTCGCCGCCGATGAGTTCCGGCGGTTCGACGGCGACCGAGTCAGGGCCCAGCGCCGTCACGGCCCCGATCTGTGCGGGGTTGTTCGCACACACGCAGGTTTCGAGGTCGGCGCGTTCGGCGGCCTGGACCGAGCCGTCGATGTCTGCGAGTTTGAGCCGGTTCTCGGAGTGGTTGATCAGCGTTCCCTCCGCCCCGGCCTCGGCGACCGTCTCGGCGAGCGTGTGGCCGGTGTTCGACCCGTACTCGATGGGGTCGACGTGCTGGGCCCACGTCTCGACGCCGGTCTCGGCGACGCGAGCGAGGTCTGCGTCCTGGGCGGCGACACCGATGCGGACGCCGGACTCCTCGCTGACTTCCTTTGCGGCCTGGGCGACCTCGACAGGGTCACACGGGTACGTCTTGAGATTGACGAGAACGAACATTGCATCTATGAGTTCTCAGACCGGATGAAAATAGGTTTCGAAGCCACTCGCCTGTGGCCGCGTCCGGTCTCGAACCAGTGGGGATTAAGACACTCCTGAGTGAAGTTGACCGCAACTACCGTGACTGACGAATCTGAACGGACGACGGTACTCGTCGTCGAGGACGAACAGCACCTCGCCGACCTCTACGGCGAATACCTTCCCGACCGCTACGACGTCCGGACGGCCTACAACGGGGCTGACGCGCTCGAGGTACTCGACCAGTCGGTCGACGTCGTGTTACTGGACCGGCGGATGCCCGTCATGTCCGGCAACGAAGTCCTCGCCGCCATCGAGAATCGCGACGTCGAGGTTCGGGTCGCGATGGTGACGGCCGTCGACCCCGACTTCGACATCATCGACCTCGGCGTCGACGACTACGTCGTCAAACCGGTCAGCAAGGACACCCTCGTCGGCGTCGTCGAACGCCTCGAGACAGTCGCCGAATACAACGACCAACAGAAACGACTCACGGCGAAGAAACTCAAACGAAACGTCCTCGAAGTCGAGAAACCCCAGCCGGAACTCGAGGCCAGCAAACGCTTCAGCGAACTCCAGGCGGAGATCGACTCGCTCGAATCCGAAGTACAGGCCCTCGAAACGGAGATCACGGAATCGCGGATCGAACGGTGATCGGCGGTCGCGACGACGGCCCGCTCAGGAGTCTTTCCGTTCGACGACGTCTCCGAGCGTGTACTCGCCGACTGCCGAACCGCCCTCCCAGTCGGCGTCCTCGTCCGCGCCGCTGCTCTCGGTGAGGGTAATGTCGAGCGCCCGTTCGAGTTTCGTCTGGACGTCGTCACTCGGGAGGTGGTCGCCGTGTTCGAGTTTTCTGATGAGACTGGCCTTCTCGTTGAGTTGATCGGCGAGGTCTTCCTGACTCATGTCGGCCGCCTCACGCGCCGAACGAATCCGCTGATCGAAGTCCGGAACGAGTTCGTCCATCTCGTCGAACATGTCTCGGCGACTGCCACCCGAAGAACCCCCCGCGCCACCGGAGCTGGTCGACCCGGAACTGCTCGAACCGCTCGAACCGCCCGAATCCGTCGAGTACTTCGTGGACGTGCTCGACTGCTCTTGGGTCCGAACCTTCGTGCCGAACTCGGCACACTCATCACAGACCTGCAACTCTGCACCCTCCACTTTGACGGTGTTGGGTGCGCTCGTCTCGGCCCCGCACATCTCACATTGAACCATGTGAGTCCCTTACCCGCCCCACGGCATAAATCGCACGCCAGTCGCTCGTCGTCCTCTCTGAAAAACGCCAGAGCCCCTCAGGACAGATCGCCCATCGCGTAGTAAAACCGCTGGAGAGCGGTGAAGTGTCCGACGACGGCGAAGACGACGAGCACCCAGCCAACGACGGAGAGTCCGTAGATCGAGTCTGGATAGAACGCGGCGATGCCACCGACGACGCCCATGAGTGCCAGTCGGTCGGCCCGGCCCAGCAGGCCGCCGTAGACGCGATCGAGCCCGACGGCCTGGGCCTGGGTTCCGAGGTAGGACGTCATCAACACGCCAGTGACGGCTGCGATGCCGAGATCCCAGCGGCCGATCCCCGCAGCCAGCCCGATCACCAGCAGGAGATCGGCGTAGCGGTCGAAGACGTGATCCAGCAGGTCGCCGGCGGCCGAATCGGTCGCGAGTTCCCGGGCGAGCGCGCCGTCGAGGAGGTCGAGCCAGCCGTTGACGAACACGAGGAGCGCGCCGACGAGGTACCAGCGGGAGTTCGAATCGCCGACCGCAAACGCGCCCGCTGCGCCGCCGGCCACGACCAGCGCGACGACGCTGACGGCGTTGGGCGTCAGTCCCAGCCGTCGCGCGCCCGTCACGAACGGCGTGATGAGCCGATCGGTCACCGGACGAAGTTGATCCAGTGTCATAGGTACTCGACGTAGGAAACCGTTCCCGCGCTCGGGTCACGGTCGCCGGCGATCACTGCCTCGATCTCCTCGGCGACCGCCCCGGGCGACCGGTCGGTCGTCTCGATCTCGTAGACGCTGTCGATCCCCTGTCGATCGACGGCCTCGGTGAGGATCACGTCCAGCACCTCGCTTTCGGCGTTCTCTCGGGCGCTCTCGGGAGATTCGCCGCGCTCCGTGAGTCGCTGCTCGATCGTCTCGGGGTGACACCGCAGGACGATCACCCGATCTACGGGGACGTGGTGGGCAAGGTGACTCT
Coding sequences within:
- a CDS encoding adenylate kinase family protein, whose product is MRVAVTGTPGTGKTTASEHVETDLGVIHLNEVIEREGFTQGVDDERGSTIADLDAVERWLDGREDVLVESHLAHHVPVDRVIVLRCHPETIEQRLTERGESPESARENAESEVLDVILTEAVDRQGIDSVYEIETTDRSPGAVAEEIEAVIAGDRDPSAGTVSYVEYL
- the tpiA gene encoding triose-phosphate isomerase, whose amino-acid sequence is MFVLVNLKTYPCDPVEVAQAAKEVSEESGVRIGVAAQDADLARVAETGVETWAQHVDPIEYGSNTGHTLAETVAEAGAEGTLINHSENRLKLADIDGSVQAAERADLETCVCANNPAQIGAVTALGPDSVAVEPPELIGGDVSVATGDPDIVTDAVEAAEAVDEDVEVYCGAGISTGDDVESAGELGATGVLLASGVAKADDPRAALEDLVEPLA
- a CDS encoding CDP-alcohol phosphatidyltransferase family protein, translating into MTLDQLRPVTDRLITPFVTGARRLGLTPNAVSVVALVVAGGAAGAFAVGDSNSRWYLVGALLVFVNGWLDLLDGALARELATDSAAGDLLDHVFDRYADLLLVIGLAAGIGRWDLGIAAVTGVLMTSYLGTQAQAVGLDRVYGGLLGRADRLALMGVVGGIAAFYPDSIYGLSVVGWVLVVFAVVGHFTALQRFYYAMGDLS
- a CDS encoding multiprotein bridging factor aMBF1, giving the protein MVQCEMCGAETSAPNTVKVEGAELQVCDECAEFGTKVRTQEQSSTSTKYSTDSGGSSGSSSSGSTSSGGAGGSSGGSRRDMFDEMDELVPDFDQRIRSAREAADMSQEDLADQLNEKASLIRKLEHGDHLPSDDVQTKLERALDITLTESSGADEDADWEGGSAVGEYTLGDVVERKDS
- a CDS encoding response regulator, producing the protein MTDESERTTVLVVEDEQHLADLYGEYLPDRYDVRTAYNGADALEVLDQSVDVVLLDRRMPVMSGNEVLAAIENRDVEVRVAMVTAVDPDFDIIDLGVDDYVVKPVSKDTLVGVVERLETVAEYNDQQKRLTAKKLKRNVLEVEKPQPELEASKRFSELQAEIDSLESEVQALETEITESRIER